Below is a genomic region from Chromatiaceae bacterium.
CCCACGCGACCCCGGAAGATCGGCAGGTTTTCCGCGCATACCTCGACCTCGTCTTTGACATCCAGAGGTATGATGTCGCCCACCTTCAGCCCGGCCACGTCGCGCAACGGCAAGGTCGCTTCACCGAACACGCTGCTGATCTCGACGCTGGCACCCAGGACCTCTTCACGCATCGCCAGTTCCCAGCGCTCGTCACGCTCGCCGCGGTCGCTCTGCACACCGGCGTCGAGCAGGTCGCGAATCGGTTCCAGCATCGCGTATGGCAGACAGATGTAGAAATCGCCGCCACCCGATTCGAGATCGACGTTGAAAGTGGTCACGACGACAACCTCGGACGGCGAGACGATGTTCGCGAACTGCGGGTTGACTTCCGAGTTCATGTACTCGAATTCGATGTCCAGCACCGGCTGCCATGCGAGCCTCAGATCGCCGTAGGCGATGCCCAGCAACATCTGGATCACGCGCACCTCGGTCGGTGTGAAGTCGCGACCCTCGATCTTCGTGTGGAACCGCCCGGTGCCACCGAAGAAACTGTCGACCACACTGAACACCAGTTTGGGGTCCAGCACGAACAGCGACTTGCCGCGCAACGGGGTCACCTTGGTGATGTTCAGGCTCGTCGGTACGAACAGGCTGTGCACGAACTCCGAGAACTTCAGCATCTGCACGCCGGACACCGAGATATCCGCACTGCGCCGCAGCATGTTGAACAGACTGGTACGGAAGTAACGCGCGAAACGCTCGTTGATCATCTCGAGCGTCGGCAGGCGGCCACGGACGATCCGGTCCTGGCTGGCGAAGTCATAGTTGCGCGCGACCGCCGGATCGACCGCCTCGTCGGTGCCGG
It encodes:
- the fliM gene encoding flagellar motor switch protein FliM, producing MSGSDLLSQDEIDALLHGVDSGDVETGTDEAVDPAVARNYDFASQDRIVRGRLPTLEMINERFARYFRTSLFNMLRRSADISVSGVQMLKFSEFVHSLFVPTSLNITKVTPLRGKSLFVLDPKLVFSVVDSFFGGTGRFHTKIEGRDFTPTEVRVIQMLLGIAYGDLRLAWQPVLDIEFEYMNSEVNPQFANIVSPSEVVVVTTFNVDLESGGGDFYICLPYAMLEPIRDLLDAGVQSDRGERDERWELAMREEVLGASVEISSVFGEATLPLRDVAGLKVGDIIPLDVKDEVEVCAENLPIFRGRVGVHNNSYAIKISDWIQRSGSRQLHELILAPKQGKETGLVPGKQA